In a single window of the Cucurbita pepo subsp. pepo cultivar mu-cu-16 chromosome LG18, ASM280686v2, whole genome shotgun sequence genome:
- the LOC111780339 gene encoding U3 small nucleolar ribonucleoprotein protein MPP10 has translation MEAEKVVLPTTEAGLDPLHYLKSTDPPLWLAPSPSLSKVARLASQNLFAMLKPFSPKSPFDHLLVDGFDAEQIWQQIDLQSQPLLASIRRDLKRFEKNPELISNLKVSLEDKKNVTQEMAIGSGEGSDEFEEDIKELDDEEDEDEEDEDEEEDSDDEEDGDTEDGEKEVSDDEVEGEDGSGGIEDGFLKLKELEEFMEEDEGREYGLQKKTDGKKGKKQRKTEEESEDDEDDEDEDDEDDELGEFDLHGEEDEDSSKLEKARYEDFFGAKKKNHGRTKSKLTNGSESEFSDSGDEEEDDDEAHAERKSENLSTHQKQLKKLQSEIEMMEKANLEPKTWTMQGEVTAAKRPKNSALEVDLDFEHNVRPPPVITEEVTATLEEMIKKRILEGRFDEVQKAPKRPTKAPREIKDLDENKSKKGLGELYEEEYVEKTNLATAPSTFTDEAKNEASLLFKKLCSKLDALSHYHYAPKPVIEDMSISVNVPALAMEEVAPVAVSDAAMLAPEEVFSGKGDIKEAAELTQSDRKRRRASKKRKYKAMVAKRDAKKAASNTTVPKPNEGQ, from the exons ATGGAGGCGGAGAAAGTGGTCCTTCCTACCACTGAAGCTGGTCTTGATCCACTTCATTATCTCAAATCAACAGACCCACCTCTCTGGCTTGCTCCAAGCCCTTCCCTGTCTAAAGTTGCCCGCCTTGCCTCACAGAACTTATTTGCTATGCTGAAACCTTTCAGTCCTAAATCTCCATTTGATCATCTCCTGGTTGATGGATTCGATGCCGAGCAGATATGGCAACAAATTGACCTCCAATCCCAACCTCTTTTGGCAAGTATTCGCCGGGATTTGAAGCGGTTTGAGAAGAATCCTGAACTAATTTCGAATCTGAAGGTGTCGTTGGAAGATAAGAAGAATGTTACTCAAGAGATGGCTATAGGGTCGGGGGAAGGCAGCGATGAATTTGAAGAGGATATAAAGGAgttagatgatgaagaagacgaagatgaggaggatgaggatgaagaagaggaCAGTGACgatgaagaagatggagaCACTGAGGATGGAGAGAAGGAAGTGAGTGACGATGAAGTTGAGGGAGAAGATGGTAGTGGTGGGATTGAGGATGGAttcttgaaattaaaagaGCTAGAGGAGTTTATGGAGGAGGATGAGGGAAGAGAATATGGCTTACAGAAGAAGACAGATGgtaagaagggaaagaaacaaaggaagaCAGAAGAAGAATCCGAGgacgatgaagatgatgaagatgaagatgatgaagatgatgag CTTGGGGAATTCGACCTTCATGGTGAGGAGGATGAAGATTCTAGCAAACTGGAAAAGGCAAG ATACGAAGACTTTTTTGGTgctaaaaagaagaatcatGGGAGAACAAAGTCTAAATTGACGAACGGATCAGAGTCTGAATTCTCAGATTCAGGTgatgaagaggaagatgatgatgaagcaCATGCAGAACGG AAGTCTGAAAATCTTTCAACTCATCAAAAACAACTTAAGAAGCTTCAATCTGAAATAGAGATGATGGAGAAAGCAAACTTGGAGCCAAAAACGTGGACCATGCAAGGAGAG GTAACCGCTGCAAAAAGACCTAAGAATAGTGCTCTGGAAGTTGATCTAGATTTTGAGCACAATGTGAGACCACCACCAGTAATCACAGAAGAAGTTACAGCAACGTTGGAAGAGATGATCAAGAAAAGGATCCTCGAG GGGCGTTTTGACGAAGTTCAGAAAGCACCTAAGCGACCTACTAAAGCACCCAGAGAAATCAAAGACTTG GATGAGAATAAAAGCAAGAAAGGTCTTGGTGAACTATATGAG GAAGAGTATGTTGAAAAGACTAATTTGGCTACTGCCCCATCGACATTCACGGATGAAGCAAAGAATGAG GCGAGCCTACTTTTCAAGAAACTTTGCTCCAAGTTGGATGCTCTTTCCCATTACCACTACGCACCGAAACCT GTTATCGAGGATATGTCTATATCTGTGAATGTCCCTGCTCTTGCAATGGAAGAG GTTGCTCCCGTTGCTGTCTCGGATGCGGCGATGCTTGCTCCTGAGGAAGTTTTTTCAGGCAAAGGTGACATCAAAGAAGCAGCTGAACTTACACAATCCGacaggaagaggaggagagccagcaagaaaaggaaatataaAG CTATGGTGGCCAAAAGAGACGCGAAGAAGGCAGCAAGCAATACTACAGTTCCAAAGCCCAATGAAG GCCAATGA
- the LOC111780337 gene encoding probable calcium-binding protein CML31, whose protein sequence is MEINNSAQYGRVLSYFDEDGDGKISPSELRNRVGLMGGELLLGEAEMAVQSLDSDGDGLLCAGDFERLLDVGEEEKLNDLKEAFGLYDCEGCGFITPKSLKRMLRKLGESKSTAECKLMIGQFDLNGDGLISFEEFQIMMA, encoded by the coding sequence ATGGAAATCAACAATTCGGCACAGTACGGTCGTGTGTTGAGTTACTTCGACGAAGATGGAGACGGCAAGATCTCGCCGTCGGAGCTGAGGAATCGGGTCGGATTGATGGGCGGAGAGCTGCTGCTGGGGGAGGCGGAGATGGCGGTGCAGTCGCTCGACTCGGACGGCGATGGGTTGCTGTGCGCGGGCGATTTCGAACGGCTTCTGGACGTGGGGGAGGAGGAGAAATTGAATGATTTGAAAGAGGCGTTTGGTCTGTACGATTGCGAAGGTTGCGGGTTCATAACTCCGAAGAGCTTGAAGAGAATGCTGAGAAAATTGGGGGAATCGAAGTCCACAGCAGAGTGCAAGTTGATGATCGGTCAGTTTGATTTGAATGGGGATGGTTTGATTAGCTTTGAGGAGTTTCAGATAATGATGGCGTAA